One region of Mustelus asterias unplaced genomic scaffold, sMusAst1.hap1.1 HAP1_SCAFFOLD_301, whole genome shotgun sequence genomic DNA includes:
- the LOC144486240 gene encoding interferon-induced protein with tetratricopeptide repeats 5-like isoform X2 produces MSDQEKDLLKMKLDWLQCHFTWAPQKENIDLDNMKQRSKDSIQLDVKYQATSYNQLAFVNCLQGNCEEAIQNLQEAEKILRENHEDEFEKRIIVTYGNRAWVNYHVGQLTEAQSYLDKLERICQQFPDASRYTAMIPEVYGEKGWALLSSAAQYYEDAMECFKKALEEDPDNTEWIFGYATVLFRLEFFSGTPESHGPSEAVKQLRRVLELDPDHTVAMVLLALKLQQFNQKEEALNFIEEALQKSPDLPYVLRYAATFYRREGDVEKAVELLKKGLEITPNSTFLHSQIGQCYRIKLDELMNSPGSRGPRNAALQQRAELIKLCKLHFQNALENRPLTSVKPHLDFAGICSLNGEYRKAKEIYNHLLTLDSRRPENKQVICLEAGLFQLNHIKSESNAIAHFLEGMKVNYDSIEQKKCRENLEMIAARHLRKNPRDSKALGVYGFLHQLDGERCEAIKCFEKALEFDPDNETYRRALCELRLSIEADNDCPNKN; encoded by the exons ATGAG TGACCAAGAGAAGGATTTATTGAAAATGAAGCTCGATTGGCTTCAATGTCACTTCACATGGGCGCCACAGAAAGAAAACATTGACTTGGACAATATGAAGCAAAGATCAAAAGATTCAATACAGCTTGATGTGAAATATCAAGCCACGTCTTACAACCAACTCGCTTTTGTAAACTGTCTGCAAGGAAACTGTGAGGAGGCGATTCAAAACTTACAGGAAGCTGAAAAGATTCTGAGGGAGAATCATGAAGATGAATTTGAAAAAAGAATCATCGTCACCTATGGAAACCGTGCCTGGGTCAATTATCACGTGGGACAACTGACAGAGGCTCAGTCCTACCTCGACAAACTGGAGAGGATCTGTCAACAATTTCCTGATGCCTCTCGGTATACAGCAATGATACCTGAAGTGTACGGGGAGAAGGGTTGGGCACTGCTGAGCTCTGCTGCTCAATATTATGAAGATGCAATGGAATGTTTTAAAAAGGCTCTGGAGGAAGATCCGGATAACACGGAATGGATTTTTGGATATGCGACTGTTCTGTTTCGTCTGGAATTTTTTTCTGGTACCCCGGAGAGTCATGggcccagtgaagcagtgaagcagttgagacgtgTGCTGGAGCTTGATCCAGATCACACTGTAGCCATGGTGCTGCTGGctctaaaactacaacagttcaaTCAGAAGGAGGAAGCACTGAACTTCATTGAGGAAGCGTTGCAGAAATCCCCTGATCTTCCATACGTGCTTCGTTATGCTGCAACGTTTTACAGAAGGGAAGGAGATGTGGAAAAAGCTGTGGAACTGTTGAAGAAAGGATTAGAAATTACCCCAAACTCTACTTTCTTACACAGTCAAATAGGTCAGTGTTACAGAATCAAATTGGACGAACTGATGAATTCTCCAGGCAGCAGAGGTCCTCGCAATGCTGCTCTTCAACAAAGAGCTGAACTGATCAAACTGTGCAAGCTTCATTTTCAAAACGCTCTTGAAAACCGACCATTAACATCTGTTAAACCACACCTGGATTTTGCAGGAATCTGTTCACTGAATGGAGAATATCGCAAAGCAAAAGAGATCTATAACCATCTCCTGACACTGGACAGTAGACGTCCAGAGAATAAACAGGTAATATGTTTAGAGGCTGGGTTATTTCAACTAAATCACATTAAATCAGAATCAAATGCCATCGCCCATTTTCTGGAAGGAATGAAAGTCAATTATGACTCAATAGAACAGAAAAAGTGTCGAGAAAACCTGGAGATGATAGCAGCAAGACACCTTCGCAAGAATCCGAGAGACAGCAAGGCCCTTGGTGTTTATGGGTTCCTGCACCAGCTGGATGGGGAGAGATGTGAAGCTATTAAATGCTTTGAAAAGGCTTTGGAGTTTGATCCTGACAATGAAACATATCGAAGGGCTCTTTGTGAATTACGCCTTTCCATCGAGGCCGACAATGACTGTCCCAACAAAAACTAA